One segment of Panicum virgatum strain AP13 chromosome 1K, P.virgatum_v5, whole genome shotgun sequence DNA contains the following:
- the LOC120701008 gene encoding 1-aminocyclopropane-1-carboxylate oxidase homolog 4-like has translation MDLPRRGGDHTRRWRTNNLEQQGIMASANNCDEEAALKAFHEARGGVRGLVESGVATVPPLFLAPIAPVSSPARNFAIPSVDLSLPRSDAAALVRAAARSCGIFHVTNHGVPAGTVDSALAVVRAFNEQPLAARSRFYGPAGGINYYTVAIPRLRDGRPATTPRLSWCDTLIVMFDQPKDPGLLSLPAACRDALLEYHRSLSRLAKEIAGLLSEGLGVGADRLERVEGALMQCHYYPPCPEPERVMGSREHTDGDFFTVLAQDGVGGLQVRLDDGEWVDVAPVPGALLVNIGDVLKVVSNDEYNSAEHRVVSKSKQEARVSIALFFNLAEYGESGLFSPLPELVTGEKPAQYRSLSLGEMLGNRVELGHAKPSTLDHFKATLS, from the exons ATGGATCTACCGAGACGAGGCGGCGACCACACCCGACGATGGAGGACCAATAACCTTGAGCAACAAGGGATAATGGCCTCCGCCAACAACTGCGACGAGGAGGCCGCGTTGAAGGCGTTCCACGAGGCCCGAGGCGGCGTTCGCGGCCTGGTTGAGTCCGGCGTCGCCACAGTGCCGCCATTGTTCCTGGCACCCATCGCGCCAGTGTCCTCGCCGGCCAGGAACTTCGCCATCCCGTCCGTCGACCTCTCCCTCCCGCGCtcggacgccgccgcgctcgtccgggccgccgcgcgctcgtgCGGCATCTTCCACGTCACCAACCACGGCGTCCCAGCCGGCACCGTCGACTCCGCTCTCGCCGTGGTCAGGGCCTTCAACGAGCAGCCCCtcgcggcgcgctcgcgcttCTACGGCCCCGCCGGAGGCATCAACTACTACACCGTAGCCATCCCGCGGCTGAGGGATGGCCGTCCTGCAACCACTCCCCGCCTGTCATGGTGCGACACGCTTATTGTCATGTTCGACCAGCCAAAAGATCCTGGCCTCCTCAGCCTCCCCGCAGCATGCCGGGACGCGTTGCTGGAATACCATCGGTCGCTGTCGAGGTTGGCGAAGGAGATTGCCGGCCTGCTGTCGGAGGGGCTCGGGGTCGGCGCCGACCGGCTGGAGCGGGTTGAAGGGGCCCTGATGCAGTGTCACTACTACCCGCCGTGCCCTGAGCCGGAGCGGGTGATGGGCAGCCGTGAGCACACCGACGGAGATTTTTTCACGGTGCTTGCCCAGGACGGGGTCGGCGGGCTACAGGTGCGGCTCGACGACGGCGAGTGGGTGGACGTAGCGCCGGTGCCCGGTGCGCTGCTTGTCAACATCGGGGACGTGCTAAAG GTGGTTTCAAATGACGAATACAATAGTGCAGAGCACAGGGTGGTGAGCAAATCCAAACAAGAGGCCAGGGTCTCCATTGCCCTCTTCTTCAACCTTGCAGAGTATGGCGAGTCTGGTCTCTTCAGCCCTCTGCCGGAGCTGGTGACAGGAGAAAAGCCTGCACAGTACAggagtttaagcttgggggagATGCTGGGTAACAGAGTCGAATTGGGGCATGCCAAGCCGTCGACACTTGATCATTTCAAGGCAACTTTGAGTTGA